The following are encoded together in the Thermosipho japonicus genome:
- a CDS encoding ATP-binding protein, producing the protein MDIISITFLSKSENIKIARSVVQKFLSQKSVNEQDIFDTELAVNEAIANIIEHTYKFEKDKIIKMTLKWTEPNILEIYLRDFGPKVDPSKVKPRPLEEVRPGGLGVYIIQKIFDVMEFKDVSCGNLLLLKKEYNI; encoded by the coding sequence ATGGATATAATTTCAATTACTTTTCTCTCAAAAAGTGAAAATATTAAAATCGCAAGAAGTGTAGTACAAAAATTTTTATCTCAAAAATCAGTTAATGAGCAAGATATATTTGATACTGAACTTGCAGTTAATGAAGCAATCGCAAATATAATAGAGCATACATACAAATTCGAAAAAGATAAAATTATTAAAATGACGTTAAAATGGACTGAACCTAATATTCTAGAAATCTATCTTAGAGATTTTGGACCCAAAGTTGATCCATCAAAAGTTAAGCCAAGACCTCTAGAAGAAGTTAGGCCAGGAGGATTAGGAGTATATATAATCCAAAAAATATTTGATGTTATGGAATTTAAAGATGTAAGTTGTGGAAATCTTTTACTTCTTAAAAAAGAATACAATATATAG